From the Tachysurus fulvidraco isolate hzauxx_2018 chromosome 21, HZAU_PFXX_2.0, whole genome shotgun sequence genome, the window AGTTTCCTGGCCATGGAACTCAAAATTCGAATGACATCACTTTTGCCTTATAGAAAGGTGTTCCATCATGTAGGAAAcatataccccttttccacagaggcagtttgagtgctagtttggagccagagcctaatttagaacttTCTAGTTCTTTCTTTTCGACAAccaaagcaccagctctgaaccaggaaaagtggttcttaagtagcaccaaaatgttgctggtctagacttaagaaccacttgcatcaggggctgggggtggggctactgttagcatttgataatgtacgatcagtataccaatgtttaatacacttttactttaccgcaatatgatcaattatcagcacacatgatagtaggtagctacatgctaaggctaatttctccctttgttaatgataaaataatgttatgtactttttCGATTACaactacggtggccgagaagtgtaaaacacattaacaaatccgaaaacaaagcaacaaatccgaaaacaaagcaacaaatgcaaaaacaaaacaacaacatccgAATAcgcattaacaaatccgaatacgcattaacaaatccaaaaacacaacgactagtcagacaacccggaaaagggaGGTATCGTtagtgaatggaaacttaccgatcattggacaagacgcCTGTCATTtaagatatacaggtatggaatcttatgtgtaaagttctccgtataaatataagaaaataacagaattaatccacagtaatccattccatccatccattccaacttttccctgtggAAGACTGTAgacttcatgtataccttgagtgaccagtgtcttgtccaatgatcggtacatgttccaatcacaaactatacctaccttttccgttggttgtctgaattgtgtttttggatttgtcaacgtgtttcgtgcaacgattcagacaacccggaaatggtaggtatagtttgtgattggaaactTACTgatcatcggacaagacacctgtcattcaagacatacaggtgaatgaaaggtgtctcgtccgatgattggtaagtttccattcacaaactatacctaccttttccgtgttgtctgacttgttgtgtgttcggatttgttaatgtgttctcgcatttgttgttttgttttcggatttgtttgttttttgcacttctcggccaacctctgtttaaacaaattacatagagctgcacgtacacgttggattcgccacgtttgcatgccaatgtaggttcaaaaagccatgagcattaacagtaaagcaacatccgccattgttgatgttgtgtttgtgtttgctgctgcagCGCTAATGTTGCTGGGAAAAGTGATACGAATACAGTGATGTTAGTCTCGGCTCTGTcacggctctctagccgatggaatggcaaaccggttcttagaaggttcgccagtggaacccactttgaaccagcactagcacAAAATATACTCCAAAGTCTTTGTCTTACTGTGCGTGCAGATGCACTCACACCTGCCTGCTGCCATTCCTGAGCAATCCCTGCACTAGTGATGCCCTGAACTGAATCAACTTTAGGATATGGTTTTGGCACTTGCAGGACTTTCTCAGGTGCTTTTTGAACCTCTCTTCTTTATGTTCTTTATGATCCAATAAATGGTTGAATCAGGTGCAGTTTTACTAGCAGCAAATCCTTTCAAtccaatttaatttatttgtgtagagaTTCTTACAGTttacattgtttcaaagcagcattacagaattatttttaatactaattaaataCTATACATCTGTACCATCagttcctaatgagcaagtggGAGGCGacgatggcaaggaaaaactttgTGAGATGATCTGACTCCCTGAGAATAATCTCCAGCCTTGTCCTCAAGACTTTCACCTGCGTTAAGTAGAGAATCACTGATATGATGTCTGCTGATCcttttgtgttaaatgttttagaaaTGTTTGGGGGGATTAAGTTAATTTTTATAGCAAAGAGGGGTTTTGCAATTAATTGCAATTTATTGGATCACACTTCATAACATTCTGTGGACACAGTTGTACAGCTTGACTATAAAGGCTTTAAGTAAACTGCCCTGCACTTAACAACCTGTCTGATGCATGTGATTGAAGGGGAGTCTGAGAGTCTGAGAGCAACTGTATCTTGTATcttctgtgtgagagagtgatggagtTGACAGCTAAGCAGTTTACTGTGTGGAATTCATGATTGTGGATCACATGCTCAACTGCTTTTGTATGCTTttttatatgcttttttttgtatgaagATGTCGTGTATCAAATTACCTTATTTTAAGCGGCAACTACAAAGTGTTTTTATGtgcttatattttttaatttagctgtatttatttatttgaatttctttataaatatttattttaatctgagCAGACAAATTCAAATCTATtccaaattaaaatgttattagtGTGGTCAGTTTTTTAAGGCTAGAATACATAGTTAATTGTAATCATACATAATATGAAATCAATCTTatgagtttatttattcttgatatataattgtatttttttttcttagaataTAGTCTGCttgattgtgtgtatttttggtAGAGGATGGTATTCAGAGTTTctcttataaatcaaaaatgtaTGATAGCAAACCCACagatatgtatatttattctaGATTTTCTGTACTTATGTTTTTAGAAGACATGTGGTGAGTCTCAAGACAAAATTTTCAGAAAATGTTGTCCATTGAGGCCAACTGGGGGCAGCTCCAGCTCTCTGGACAGCAGTTCTTCCTGTGCCTCGGAGCCCATGGATCACAATCGTTTCCAGGTTAGCAGGTCACAGTGCTTCCCCCTCACCTTGTATTAAAGTGAAGTGCTTGTATTAATTGAagagcacattttatatatgGGTTTTGGATTCTTATTTTAAGTGTCCGGTCAGCATGAATGCTCTTTCTTTTGGTCAGTAGAGCTGATGAGACATGCATACTGtgactttttctttatttaatgatgAATGTTGAGTATGTGGCAAAAAGTGACAGTACCTTCTTTCTTCCTTGTTCTCAGGGTgcttcacactgctcctcagaCCCCAATATGTTGGGTGAAATGATGTTTGGGTCAGTGGCAATGAGCTACAAAGGGTCTACACTGAAAATCCATCAGATTCGGTTAGGAAGAAAGCCATTTCATTGAATTTATTAGAGGAATACATGTTTGTGTGGTATTTTTTGGCTGAAAAGGCATACACATTCTAAACTATACAGTAATCTATGCCTCTCTCTTacttacacacattcacacatacttTCTCTTTCTTACTCTTGCTGTCTTTGTTTTCATGTACAGATCTCCCCCACAGCTGATGCTTAGCAAAGTGTTTACAGCACGGACAGGTGGCAGTGTGTATGGTAGCCTAAACACGTAAGCTCTGCTCATATATTCTTCctcattaacacttttttttttagaacatctAACATTTTTCTAATGTTGTTTAAGGCTGCAAGATAGTTTGGAGTTCATCAATCAAGACTCAAGAGCTATCAGGCCAGATCAGCATACTGTGGTCAATGGCTTCCTGGGGAATATAGGTAATTACACAATGGATCTTATTTATCAGCTGGGTACAAAAAGTAAATTTATACATTGCTACAGGGATATTTATGCAAGAAACATGAAAATCCAGGTACATCATAATGACTATGAACACTTGAGTttgtataaatttataaatgtcACTAAATTGCCTTGATTGATGggatttgtattttataattgaCACAAGTTAAAATGAATGCTATATGTGAAATATGTTAAGTATAAATagcttatttatttcaattgcGTGTACACAAATGTTATAGAAAGTTTTCAGAAACTTGgtcattttatattaatgacttttAAAAGCAATCCAAAGCAAATCCTTAAGGATGCCAAACAATAATTGCTGTTTAATTAGGACATGATGAGAAATGACACACAAAGTAAGAAAGCATGTGCCAGTGGTAGCTGTCCCCACAGCTTGCATCTAAATGAAGTTTACGTGAGAATATTGTGCAAAGTAAGTTAAATAAGCTAGGTGTACAGTTTCCAAAAGCTGTGACAGGGGTGTCAAATTATGTTTGGCCcgtgagatcatatcaaatgtgcattacagctggctagtcGCATGCTCCCCTattactacaaatcccagaatgccttgccactgtattaaCGCGTAGTCacaaacagcaagcgcccctcattctctgttgacagtcatcaacaaccatgctacagtcacatcgggcaagttaattccacccgccacaaaaatggccagaaagatggacaataggagctttcaagacatgCGGggggcagattatctgttcacgaatataaaggacagacctgtttctCTTGTGAGCTAACAGAGCTAatgtgtctgtaacgaaagaatataacataagacactatgaaattaaacattatgagaagtataaggacctagACGTAAGGTAGAAGCttcagaaggcggaggagatgaaaaaaagtctggttttccggcagactatgttcatgaaaggaaaatcaaaaagtgaagctgctgtaaaggctgtaaagtttattgtggcagcacagattgcaaaatctgcccggccctttaatgagggagagtttgtcaaaaatctatggtcaaagtttgcgaaatgaacaccactgatgtgtcttttatttcacatttattttcttatgtgtttgtaataacaagctctggttgttccaaatcctgtatttaagcaaaactaaagtttgtttccatatgaaaaagttTGAACGTTACATagcagttgcagttaatttttcaataaatattcagtttggcccgtgactttatctcagttttatattttggcccactgtgaatttgagtttgacacccctgctgtaCACCATTAGCATTGCCAGTGCAAAGTCTTTCTATATCTTGCAAAACTACAACGATATACTACCCATCAATCCTGACAAGTTTGCAGACACACTGGATAAAGTCCAGGACCATAGGTACACATTATAACTATGTCCAACCATTGAGATAGGATGGGCTTCTTCTACAATTATATGTGattagaatttattattattattattattattattattattattattattagcttaatttattttaattgtatttgaaATCATGCAAATATTAACATGTATTTGCTTTTGCTCTATTTCTGTTACATGCTGTTATGCCTTAGTTGCCTTGTATGGTCAGTGTCGCTTTAAAGTTTGTGAACACTAgaaattcctatatttctgcataaatattacCCATCAGTAATTATCATCAGATGTTTTAGTTCTAgaagtaaacaaagtgaacacaatcaaacaaatgagctaaaatattttacttcatttaattattgagaaaaatgatGAATCATTACTGTGACTTGCAAAAAATATGTTGTAACCCTTGCtttcagtatctgttgtgaGACCTTTTGAACAACGGCTTTGAATAGCTTTATCTCACTCCTCAGTACTCAGTAAAGAGCTTCGACTGTGTAATTTTGATGGGTGTCCTCACATGAACTGTTTGCTTCAGGTCCTTCAacaggttttttgttgtttttttgtattaatgtcAGGACTTTGACCTGgccattaaaaaaactttatctTTGCTCATCGTTAATCATTCTTTGTTAGACAGAATTGGGTGCTTGTGATTATTGTCTTGGTGCATGGCCTTTTTTAGTTCATGTCCAGTTTTTACTTTAGAATTTAGTAGTATAAATCTGAATTCATTGTTCCATCAATGATGGAAAGCTGTCATGGCCAGGATGCAGCAATACTTGCTCAAGCCATGATACTACCATCACTATGTTTCACAGAAGGTTTTCATGTTAAAAttcaatattttcttttctcaaaAAATAACTTCtcacttaaaaagaaaaagttttattttggccTCACTTCTTCCacattatttttccaatagTCCTGTGGCTTGTCCACTTGATTTTTCGCAAACTTCATGGGCAGCAATAttctttttggagagtagtGGCTTTCTTCTGCCTTGCACACCAatgttgttcagtgttcaccgGATTGcagactcatgaacattaacataagccAAAGGCCTTAGATCTTACCATGTATTCCTTTCTGACCAAACAGACTACTGCATGTCTTGCTTTTGGAGTGGTCTTTGTTAGTTGACCACTTTTGGGGATGGAACCAATggtcttaattttttttccatttgtacAGAATCTATCTTGACTAAAGATTGTTGTAGTCCAAACTCATTAGAGATGGttttgtaaccttttccagCCTGATGAGCAACAAAAACTCCTGACGTCCTCAGAAATCTCCCTTGTTTTTGCCATGATCCACTTTCACAAACATGcatcatgaacatcagactttgatatatctctgttttgtaaataaaatgaggCACACAGTAATCCCATTGACTAAAATCAGATGGACTCTAATTTGACCTTGAAATTAAATACTAGAggtccacatacttttgcctctcacagatatataatataatattggagcatttactgaataaaaaaataccaagtataatatatttgccTGATTTGTTTAATTGggttcactttgtctgcttttgggCCAGATGTATTGGGTcctatttatgcagaaatatagaaatatctaAAGGGTTTACAAACTTGCAAGCAGCACTGTATTGTCATGTCTTAGGTCTTTTTGCTTGACTAATCTGGTTctatgtctttttctctctccctttgtctcTGTCATATTCTTTCTAATGTTTACCCCAACCTATTACCCATTTCTGTTATCTGTGGACATTATCCTGCACAGGATTTTCTCAGCTATGCAGCCCTCGTCGGGCCTTCTCTGAGCAGGGCCCTCTCCGTCTCATCAAGAGCGCCTCTTTCTTTTCAGGTTGGcgctgtgtgtttgggtgtgtgaaGCAAGGAATATTGTATGCAGAATCAGCATGTACCTATTTGTGGCTAGCGCATACCCACCATAAAATATTTTGGACTGTACTTTCCCTTTCATTCACCTCCTTAAAAGtccatcactttttttttttcttttttcccccattactTCACTTTAGCTATAACCATCATGTCAGCAAAGTTCCATAATTACTTTTTGATTCTTCACTACCTTTCTCAATCCCCTTGTACTTGTAGCGTCCTACACAAGTTAATGGCAGGAGTGAGGAAATAAACTAGTTTATGAATTGGTCATGTGCCTACatctttaaaaattatttagggTTATCGTCATGCTATCTTGCTTATTGCACATGACTGGTCTAAAAGCTAAAGTCAACTTTGACACCCCACCCACAAAAATCTACAGTGTTATGGAAAAACACAGTTCATTGTAAAAGATAATAGGATAAAGTACAAAGCAAAACACCACAAATACACTGGGAATATAAAATAGCTAGTCAGAACCAGAGACTGATCCAGGagcataaaaaaatcaatactaTGTATGATTGTGGATTTATAGCCATTATATTCAGATTGCTTAAAAGGGTGGTAAAACACGTTTTTTTCGAAGGCTTGATTGTGTTTGTGGGGTGCACTGTAACATGCTTCAtgctttcgtttttttttttaaaaaagcattatttttcatatattttacctTTATCCTACCCTCCTTGTAAAATGGTCTGATGGCTTCCGAGTTCTATGAAGCCAGTCCCTCAGAAATAGCAATGGGCTTTGATTGGTTAGCTGATTGGTTAGCTAAAATTGGTTATTCACGGAGGAGGGGTTTATGGAAATATCAGGGTTAGTGACGTCAGCAACCCTGGAGGAATGTCGTGTAGTCCTTCCCGGCCGTTTGCTGTAGTCCTTAGAAATGGATTTctttaaaagcaaacatttccCTTTGCTTAAAACTTTGAATGTTGTAACTTTGCAGATGTTGTTTATGCTCAAACAGAAACATTACACACTAGCTAAAGTTAGAAAGGTGAAATCATGTTTTACCACCCCTTTAAGTGAGTTTACCTCTCAAATACCAGGTTGTTGAATAGCACTCAGGCAAAAAAATTGGAGTTTCTTCCTTCAGTTAACAAACTGAATCATAAAGCCTATAAGCACTGAATGCTCAGGGAATAAATTGCACACACGTGACATGTATTTGACCCACTAGTGTAGAGGTGTATTGGTGGTGGGTAGCAATGCCCTTTGCTCTAGAATATTGAAGtaaactttatttctttgtggAATTACTTTCTAGGTCACAGTAACCCTATGGACATGCCTGCCCGAGGACCATacgatgagagagagagcggcaTTGCAAGATCAGGTGTGTATCTGTCTGAGAGACATCCAACTGTAGTTATTTGTAAACTGCACATTAGGTTTTATTCAGCAATTTTGACACAAAATTGTGTGTTAATTTTAAGATTAAAAGTCTATGCTGGATTACAAAGGTTTCTTAGATATTTGGAGACTGGTATGAGAAATTTGAGCATTTGTTGACTCCTAAGGGCATAATGTAATGACTCTCTCACATTCGACAAGTCATATCAATTCTTCCACCACCTCATCTTAACCATGTGAAGAGAAAGGCCCATcctttattctgttctgttgcatttcattttaattgagcATCTTATTTGTCATTAAATGTATTTGGGTTGACTTGATTTCAGAGAGTATAATCTGTGAATGACTGTGCTTATGAAGTAATGGCTGGTATTAGCAGTTTATCTCTTTGGTTTCTGTACCTTTTATTAGCTTGTGAAACCCTAAACATTTCCTATCTTTGACATTCTGTCTGAAGAAATTAGTCCTGCGTAACTATATCTAGGCCATTTCTCTGAAAGACTAGTTCTAAATTACTAGTAGTTACACTGAggattgtttctgttccttggttttgttttgaaatttcTCTTGCACAGAGGGCTCTCCAGCTTGCATTACATCCTTAGAAAACCCAGTAAAGGATATTGAATATTGCCCTTGAATATTTGAAgctgatattaaataaatggtCTTGAAATTGGCTAATGCAGCTGTATCTTAAAACTATTACTAAATGTTATTCATGTGGTTTCagttaatttcaaataaatgttattttttagtgcttttaaaaatgaaaattttttcttaaaataaaatgtataaattttcATTTCGTTTTCTGTAGTTGACTATTTGGAGACAAGAAGATTTGTAATTTACAATTGTAGATAAAAATCCAATATTAGAACCAGTTTGAGTGATTTGAGGTAGTATGGTGTATGATGTAGTAAACTTGACCTCATACAATCAAATTATGTCCTTCTGCAGCATCTCTGAGTAGTCTGCTGATCACACCATTCTCGTCACCCGGCTCTTCTCTCACCAGTAGCTGTGCCGGTAGCTATCAACGGCGCTGGTTACGTAGTCAGACCACCAGCTTGGAAAATGGAGTCTTCCCACGATGGTGAGAATGCTGCAAGCAGTGTCCACAAAGACAGAATATCCCTTTGATTTTTGATTGGGAGAACAACCAAATCATTCGATCTCATATGATGTTAATGTGTACATGCTGATTAAAAATAGCTGGatattctatttttgttttgtatatttggGAACAGGTCTGTGGAGGAGAGCTTTAACATGTTAGATGATGGTGGTGTCCCAAGCCTAGGCACAGCACGGAAGAAGAAGATAGCCATCGGAGTCATCTTCCTCTTGTCACCCAATGAAGATGAGAACAGCAAGTTCCAGGAATTTTTCTTTTCCCACTTTCCCCTCTTTGAGAGCCACATGAACAAGCTGAAAAGCTCAGTTGAACAGGTATGGCACATTCGTCTTACAAATATGACACATATGATTTAATACATAGCATGATGCTACAGTATACAATATTTCATTCTGATTATAGAGGACTGGAGAGATTTGTGGCATCAAGGTATATTAACAAATACATTCTTTATATGATCACtgctcctttttttatttaaataataaaaaaaaacattctcttgTATGGATAGTATACAGATATATTGAAAAACTAAATACAAGTTCTGTATACACTTGGACCGCTGCTGCTATAAAGATTGGGTATGCTTGTGaaaaaatctgtgaaataaTGGACAGTAACATTAATCAGTCTCATCAGAGATATCCGAATTCCTACAAAAAATATTCCTCCATGGGCATATAATGCATAATAGAATGTGGAAATGCGTTCAGAATAAATTTGGACAAACTAACACTATGTTCATGTCAAAAGTGTCACCCTCCCTGATGAACTGAAGTACGTGcctatcgaagtttgtatttgtgtctttttattgtgcgtgttcaccttgcttgagttcaatacggtattttcgtcaaaatgtggctcttggtctctaaCTGGTTGGCCATCCCTGGTCTACGATAatgggaggtcctccagtaggtgcttccatggcggtttcagttgtgcttccgcctccttttggcaacattatg encodes:
- the fnip1 gene encoding folliculin-interacting protein 1 isoform X3, whose product is MPPTLFHKLFNKRNGFTPPPKCDKDESAFSTWPSPELEPSQIRLIVYQDCERRGRNILFDSDAKKRGTEEAAMKTCGESQDKIFRKCCPLRPTGGSSSSLDSSSSCASEPMDHNRFQGASHCSSDPNMLGEMMFGSVAMSYKGSTLKIHQIRSPPQLMLSKVFTARTGGSVYGSLNTLQDSLEFINQDSRAIRPDQHTVVNGFLGNIGFSQLCSPRRAFSEQGPLRLIKSASFFSGHSNPMDMPARGPYDERESGIARSASLSSLLITPFSSPGSSLTSSCAGSYQRRWLRSQTTSLENGVFPRWSVEESFNMLDDGGVPSLGTARKKKIAIGVIFLLSPNEDENSKFQEFFFSHFPLFESHMNKLKSSVEQALKMSRRSTDVGQRILAHNRMVDSLNEFRMTICNLYTMPRMPEPVWLTMMSGAFEKNQLCGHFMREFSLLMEQASKNQFVPALLTAVLTNHLAWVPTVMPNGQPPIKIFLEKHSSKSVDMLAKTHPYNPLWAQLEMRAAPSRVGWTPSGPNRPALPSKVLQFSTKPTLFLEHHLDIQQFSDHNLL